The sequence atgtttttaaaaagtttatctcttcaccgattgagagagagagcacaGTGTCCCtcactctctcttccttttattttccAACTTCTGAGAAAACTTAAAAACTCGTTAGCCTCTCCGAAAGAGAAGGAGACGCCATGGATAGGCTTCTACAACCACCGTCATCTTCCTCAGTTACTCTCTCCAAATCTCATTCAAGAGCATCTCCCTTCCTCCCTCGCGTCCTCAGACTCGATTCGCCGAGTCTCACCTTTGCCTCCTCTCGCCGTCCCGAGTCACGCCGACTCAGCTCCATTTCCTGTTTCTTTCGCCACAATCCATCGCCGGATACGTCTCCAGGACTGAATCAGACTAGAGATTTCTTGTTTCCGTCTCCTAAACCCGATGAGTCGAAACCTAATCCAGGATTCATCGAACGGATCGTGAGGAGTTTTGAGCAGCGCAAGGTAATTACATATCCATGATTATCAAATCTTCTGCAATTACGTTGTGGCTTTGCTTTAGTTTTGGGGCTCGATTTCAGAAGATATTGATAAGAGCTATTGGATTGAGTTTTAGTGTAGTTTAGGGATTTTATAGCTGCATTGCTGAGGAATTTGAATAACTTTATGTATCTCCTTGATCAGGATTACATCTCGTTGATAGAGGAAGGTTAGGATCCGTGAATTTGTTAAGTAGTTTATTCAGTATGCTTGGTTCTGTGACTTAtatgttgagacttgagagcaaTGTGCTTAAACCCTTTGTGAAATAATATGTTCTAAGGGCTTTTCTTTGTCTGCTTACCTTCAGATTGTTCAATGCTCTGTTAAGCAAATCTGTGTGTTTGTTGCAGACTATATCCACTGGAACAGTCATATTAGTGGCTGCTGTGGCTGCGCTTTTGGTTAACCCTGTTCTTGTGCCGCCTGCTTTTGCTAGCTTTCAAACGGCTACTAAATCTACTGGTAGTGCTGTTGGTGGTAAACTCCTCCGGACTGAGGTATTGACAAGTGCCTGGACTGGTTTCTTTGCTGGTTGCTTACACACGTTGTCTGGACCTGATCACCTTGCTGCTTTGGCTCCACTTTCCATTGGACGGACGAGAATGGAGAGTGCTGCAGTTGGAGCCCTCTGGGGATGTGGTCACGACGCTGGTCAACTCATCTTTGGTTTAATATTTCTGCTTCTAAAAGATAGGCTTCACATCGAAGTCATAAGAACTTGGGGTACAAGAGTCGTGGGCTTGACTCTCCTCGTGATTGGTGCTATGGGAATCAAAGAAGCTTCTGAGATCCCGGAACCATGTGTTGTTACCTTGGAGAATGGGGAAACAGATGAGAAAagctcaaagaagaaaaagattgggTTTGCGACATTTGCGACTGGGATTGTTCACGGCCTGCAACCGGATGCTCTGATGATGGTATTGCCTGCGCTTGCTCTTCCTTCTCGGTTAGCCGGTGCTTCATTTCTCATTATGTTCTTGATTGGGACGGTGATTGCGATGGGAAGCTACACAGTGTTTATCGGGTCATGTAGCGAAGCGTTGAAAGAGAAGGTTCCTAGGATCACAGAGAAACTAACGTGGGCATCTTCTCTTGTGGCCATCGGACTTGGATTGGCAATTATTGTCAGCCAGTTCTTTGGATTCAGCCTGTATTGAGAGACAAAACATTTTCCAGTATTTGTAGTAGCATTAGAGgataatataagatttttgCCTGTACCAACCAAATTTGTATCTTGCTTCAGAATCTTCttcgttttgtttatttttctatcAAATGGAAGTTTGAGTTTGGCTCCCCAATTTGGTGAGCATTCTATATCATTATCCTTCTAAGATTTTGACTGAACGTATGTAAAACCATGAatcttttatgaaaataaagtaaattttGTACTCCCTTAACGTTCTTCACAGATAGTTTTTGATGTAAATTAAGCCTGGGAATCCACCTAAGTTTTGATCAACGGAAGCAAAGATTTAAGCATGTGATGAATCATGTATGAAGGTAGAATTGGAGATGGATATATTTGCCGTTGAATAGTCAAACACACACGATTAAACCAACTTGAATCTTCAAGCTAATTCAAACACATCAAACTTAGTATTAAGAGTAAATCATctgtattaacattttttaagtacattttgtgttatgcccttttagttttatttatttaaaaagttatttacaatattaacccctaaaaaatttccaaaactaacattactccagattttgtttcttaatagtttacatttcatttcaattaaaaaaataacagcaatcaatatggaaattgaaactatcatatatttaaccatacattatgttgtgttttgaaattATTCTATATTTGAATCCttcgtaaacaaagaaaaaaacaatttgattcccattttgttttccaaaatctgtgagctttgattcttaaacgtaagaaaaacttcgattgacaattatttaaatattataaataacatatataaacttaataaaaaatttatttactatgaatatgtaaaattaaaaaattaaaaaatactatataatgtggttatatagtagatgagttataaagataacatgttgaaattaataaaatattattaaattagtGTTAAACggattaaatcctcatttaattatttatcaacactactaatattagaatatttgacataaaatcaagttgatttaactaagattgtataaaataattaaattattaggaaaaatgtgacttagtCACAGCGTataattactgattatgtatttagaacccttattttttgttataataattaaaaatcaaaatagaatttcaaacactaaacaaaacaaactaaatataacaaacaaatggtcataaagtgtattgcgggttaaaaaatatataaatatttagtcgcacaacaactagaaaatttagttatttctctatttacaaaacattcaatatttaacaaatagatacaacataaaatataaattataatagaaattatatgttcgcggtgtaccgcaggttaaaatctagtgaCAAATGATTTGATCAATCACTTCCTGATTATATGTTCATATCTTCTATTTATGTAAATTAGATCATGTAGATATTCTCTTCTTAATATCATAGCTAGGTCTGTACTTGTATATAAGTCTACCTTTGAACACAATATTTCATTTATCAATACAAGAAACATTTACAGAACTCGAATGCAAACAGAATTCAAAGACTACACACTTTACATGAAAAACAACTATTCACTCGATATTTCTAAGCTTACAAATAAGAAACAATGAATGAAAATAAAGTCTTCGCACTTAATTGaccaaatatatcaaaataaggCTTTTTGGTCATGCTTGGTAATGAGGCGTATATTAGTTTTCCAAATAGAGTCTCCAAAACGAATGGAAAATGAGGCGTATAAGGCTTTTGGTCATGCTTGGTAATGAAGCGTATATAGTTTTCCCAACAGTCTCCAAAACAAATGGAAAATGACGCGTAAGGCTTTAAGTCATGCTTGGTAATGAGGCTTTAAGTCATGCTTGGTAATGAGGCGTATATTAGTTTGAGAAAATTGTCAACCATCCAGCCATGAACAGTGAACAACTTTCTCATAAATGCTACTTTCGATTTTTGCTTCTCCCGCCTGCCAACACGCACACTGCAGAAAAACATCTTTATCCTCCAATGGGTATATCgtaaaaattagagaaaataattttaattaaacaaaataattatttaaaaaatattttaatgactttgtaaATGCAACCCTTTCGTCTTCTCTTTTCAGAAAGagaaatctttcttcttcatctcttctttctcgtcaaattctctttcttcttcgttttttctttctcgctGAACATCCGCCCACGGCCGTCGTCGTACGTTTTCATGATGAATTACTTAATACAGTCGCTTCTACGGCCGAATCTTCCGCTTCTTCCGCCTACAATCGTCGAAGTCGACGACATAGGGGAACCTTCTTCCAAACCCGACCCTTGGTATTTAAGAGaacttttggtttctttttttttttttaagaaatccaAAAAACGTAACTGCTCGTCTTTCTCGTTTTAGTGTGCGTGTGGCAGATGCCGATATTTTAAGCGATGGAGAGCCAAGGCCTGCTACCGCATCTCCCAAGTTTGTCTGTGTTTAATTGCTTCGAATTCTCATTAAAGCCGCGTACTTCGTCTAGGTTTGAAAACTGGTATGATAGACTAGTTAATagatccattttttttgtccaccaaattatgaaaataagcTGATAGACCAGATATTTGGTAGCCCTATTTGTAGATCCGATTTTTCTTGTCCACTTACTGTTTGTATCATGATTGACCGTTGTTTTACTGGTAGACAACCAGCAGAGCATGGTCATTGTTCATCTTTGCTTTTTAACATAAAACCGTCTTCGGACCTAATTGTAGATCCGACTTTTTATGTCAACCCGCTGTATGTCTTTTTCCACCTTTGCTTTTTAACATCATTATGTCTTTAGTAACTTACAAGTTACCAAATGTGCAGGATTGCTGGGGCGATGGACGACATCCACCAAGAGAGGTTTTTGTCTACCGTTACTTGTCCACCTAATTTACTTATGTGGCTCCTTTTTAGACCAGATGTCTACCGTTACTTGTCCAGTCAAACTATTTATGTCGCTCTTTTTTATGCTTCCAATGCAGGTCTGATGACCACGCTGGATCTGGGTATCTTATGCCTCCGGAGGACCAGTTTCAACAGTCAAGGCCTGCTGACCATGAAAGCGCCGAACCTGTAATACATCAGGTGGACCagttaccacagccagtgtaTGTCCACACTTGACTTCTATCTTCCTTCTATTTTTGTCTACCGTTTCTTCTACACCCAATGTACTTATGTCGCTCCTTATTATGCCTCCAATGCAGGTCTGATGAAAACACTAGAACTGGGTATGCTATGCCTCTGGAGGACCAGCTTGTAGTTGGTATCGTCGCTGAAAATGATGTGTCCATGGTGGACCAGATCAGACAGACCAGATAGATGTCCACCCTATGATGGACCATTTTCAACTTTTGCCGAAAACACTCATTGTCTGATGAACATTGTTGTCCTCTGTTGAACAGGTTGGGTGAAGTGTTCGAGGATAATAGTAATCCGTTGCCTGCGGAAGCTACTGAGGAAATTGACGTCNTTTGTAGCTGGTGTCGTCACTGACAATGATGTCTCCATGGTGGACCAGATCAGAAAGACCAGGTACATGTCCACCCTATGATGGACCAATTTCAACTCTCACCAAAAATACTCTTTGTCTGATGAAAATTGTTGTTATCCGTTGAACAAAGTTAGTGGAGTGTTCAGGGATAATAGTAATCCGTTGCCTGCGGAAGCTACTCAGGATATTGATGTTTCCTTACTCCCTCCTAGGTTATTCGCCACCAACCGCTATCCTGCTAGAGGTCGCATCAATTCATACTCAAAGCCAGAGTATCTGCTGGACATTGTAGACGTTTTTCAGGGAACTCCGGAGTTTCAATGGCTGAAAGCATCTCCCTTTGGTCATCTGTTTCAACTACCCGTCCGCAAAAGGTCACTGTATGGTAAACTTGTCCACCAAGTTCTCTGTCGGTCCTTTGTAATCCGCAAGCTTCATGAGATGTGGTTTGTATTTGGCGGACAACCTATTCGGTTTTCCCTCCGTGAGTTTGATCTCCTCACAGGCCTGAAATGTACACCTTACCCTTCTGAGTTAGAGATGAAAGAGTTGCAAACACCTACCAAAGGGTGTCAACATTACTGGTATACTCTACTTGGTCCAAAAGAGTCTTACTCAATCCGTGACATTGTTCACATGTTGAAGCGGGACAAGTTATTGCCTAAAGAAAATAGAATGGACGGCGATCGTAGGATACAACTTGCACTAATTGTTATAGTAGAAGGTATACTTGTTTGCGACTCTTCAAAGGTTAGAGCATCAAAGGAAGTAGCAGAGATGTTGAAGGACTTGCAGACTTTTGTCCACTACCCATGGTGAAGAAAATCCTTTGAACGGACGATAGAGACGGTTATGATTGGCAAATTCAACTGCATTCCTGATGTCTTACGCGAAAAGCTGATGCGGTCCCATACTGCCACACATGGCTTCACACTTGCTTTCTAGTTGTTGATCCTAAATGCGGTCCCCATGTTGGAGACTTATCTCCCTGACGCTGATGATGAGCTCACTTTTACGGACCGATCTGTTCAGCATCTTACAAAGCTGAGGGCATACCACAATTCTAACATCCTCAAAACAGAAATGGCAAAAACTGTATGTTCTTTTGTATGTTTTCCAAACAGCCTATAAAGTTAGTTCCTATCTTTCTGTCATCTCAATTATCCTTTTTCATAAACAGCTTCAAGTCAAATGGATTATCCACTCTAACGATCCAGTGGACAGAATGACAATTTCTTGGAATGACGAGGTGGAAGATCAGCAAGTTGATTACATTTGCCAAAAAATCAAGGACAACCACGAGTTTAAGCTGGATGTCTGGCACGGAGGACTGATGACTCTCCCACTTTTGGGTATAGTACACGATGGACCTAGCTAACCGGTGGAACTACCTTCGAAACCGACAACTAAGCCTACCCTTCtgaatatcacaaaacaaaacaaaggcaAACGAAAAGCGAGTGCGTCATTGAGAGAAAATGTTCTTGTAGATTTTTACACTGCTCATGAACTTCTACTTGAGGTTGACCGGAAAAACAATGAACACTTGGACAAAATTCAGCAGATGTGGGCTGTCGAGAAAAGTCTTCTGAAGGTCGAGATTTCTGATGATATCCTTAGCTCTTTGAGGAGAAAAGGGGTTTTCTGTAGCTCACCACCCACCCAGGGTCCACACTTGGTGGACAAGTTGAACAAATCAGGATGGGATAAGTACGGGGTGGACATCCAAAACATTGTCACAACTATCAACAAGAAGATCGAAGACTCAGAGGTTAGCAACTTGTATTTACTCCCCATGGCTAACTTGTATTTACATGCTATGCCATCGTAAATTAGGAGGAAGTCAATGATGGACTTAATGAAGACGCTAACACTGCAGATAATGTTGATCTGGGCAACTACTCTTCGGATGAGGTTTAACATAATCACAAATTCATTATCTGActtatttaacatatttacaCCCTAAATCCAGTTCAATTATTTATCCATCAGGACAATGATGCATCAGCTGATCGGGAAGAAAACGCATCGGAATCACCAAATCCGGATCAACATGAGGTAGTTGTTCTCTTGTTCTTTATTTTCCCTGAGGGACGAGTTTATAATTGTTGCATAATTTCCGCGTTTTGGACAGGAATCTGATTGGACACCCGATGATGAGCCTGAGCAGCCGATTGTTTCGAACCAACCCAGTGATAGACATGAGCCACCACATATCGACATAGAAAATCAGATAAACATGCGGAGGacaattcaaaaaatttaacaCAATTTGTCCACTATGATGTAGATATGTCCATCGGGTTTTTCAGGACCATGCCACCATTGACTCTCCGGGGGACTTGGAAACAAGCATTTCTGGCGGTGATTAATCTGACACTGAAGAAGAGATTGTGTCTGAGCAGGAGAAGATTAATTCAGCTGATGGAGTTGCAGATGGAGATGCACATGCTTTTGATGTTTGTCCTAATGAAGCCAATGAGACAGTTGTTGAGGTAGGATTTCTCTGAACAATGTTTTTTCAACATTATTTACAGTCCGCCCTTCCTAATGGCAATGGACCTTTTCAGGTACCCAACAAAGCTAGTAGGAAACGTCGTAACCCTATTGCCGACCAATATCTTACTCCTCTCCCAACGAAAAGAAGTATCCTataatacttaattaaaccaacccaaatcGCAACTCATCATTAAACTAGCAATAACCattatgcacagcggaaacatactaATAATACAAACCAATACATCATCCAAACAATAACATTCttaaccattctatccagcaacctaacataactctacCCAATATtctaacataaataatataagcaacaacacacaaacgagaccctagatcatcctcctcctcatcgctatgattccacgtcacaaacctgcacaccacaaacaacaattgagatacATAAGTATTATcaaaaatacttagtgaggcaatcctcccatctactaggctatacacacaagcaactgagaaaccaatatttaacaaataacaaccaaacacaaacaaaccaggaaaaaccgACATCAGCCGCTACTActgtgtcgaccaacactacctatgtgttgatcgacactcctcacttggtgtcgaccgtcacctacttggtgtcgatcgatacgatcgacaccgactctgCAACTCGTTCTGCACAAAGCCGAAGTCAAAGATCCGCTTCCTAAATCCTCCAAATCGTCTGAAACTCATCCAAGACTCCTTGAAACTCATGGAAACAAACATCCAACCACAAAGACACAAGAATACAACCCAAACAGCcacaaaaacaagcaaaacaaaggattctaagacttagataagccatggtcatgcaatcacctcttttgcaggaagattctgacccaaagtgacgaatccaacccttagaAACCTTCTCCTTTGCTCCTACCACAATATCTCCACTCCACAAGAACAGAACTCCCCaaacaagccaagaatctcTCCAGATGCCTCCAAACTCTCAAGAAAACTTTATCCCTCTTGTTTCTCTCCAAAACGGCGTCCAACAACCAAAACCCATGACTTAGGTGGAGTTTCCCCTTAAATACTTGGTTTAGAGATTCTACTTAAACCAACCGACCCAAAATCGAGAAATTAAACAATCTGGTAGAACCaaaaagctggtgtcgatcgacactcctcatggtgtcgatcgacacccatccctaGATCACCaaatttggtttgcggatgttacacaaACTTCTGAGTATGATCCCCAATTTGCAAGTGAATTTGCTGctttttttacatcaatcatAGCAACAACGGTATGTAAGAATGGGCGACCAAGAATGAGAGGATCATGTGGTTCTTTATCAAGCTCTAAAACCGTggtcgaatccacaaggaccaaGCGAGACTTGTAAAATAGGTAAAGCAAAcgaatgtttgtttgttttgttgtagaaattgtaaataaaaatgcaaaaaataaaTCGGTTTAACTTATGAGATTAAAACATTGGGCTATAtggtatttcagagatcaatgatCAACGgaaaaatgaaacaaggaaTTCAATAGTTAACAACtgttctagaacatgaacacaagatttgactaaccctctttcaaggaATTAATCACTAAACTTGACT comes from Camelina sativa cultivar DH55 chromosome 19, Cs, whole genome shotgun sequence and encodes:
- the LOC104766985 gene encoding uncharacterized protein LOC104766985, with protein sequence MDRLLQPPSSSSVTLSKSHSRASPFLPRVLRLDSPSLTFASSRRPESRRLSSISCFFRHNPSPDTSPGLNQTRDFLFPSPKPDESKPNPGFIERIVRSFEQRKTISTGTVILVAAVAALLVNPVLVPPAFASFQTATKSTGSAVGGKLLRTEVLTSAWTGFFAGCLHTLSGPDHLAALAPLSIGRTRMESAAVGALWGCGHDAGQLIFGLIFLLLKDRLHIEVIRTWGTRVVGLTLLVIGAMGIKEASEIPEPCVVTLENGETDEKSSKKKKIGFATFATGIVHGLQPDALMMVLPALALPSRLAGASFLIMFLIGTVIAMGSYTVFIGSCSEALKEKVPRITEKLTWASSLVAIGLGLAIIVSQFFGFSLY